The proteins below are encoded in one region of Vannielia litorea:
- a CDS encoding type VI secretion system Vgr family protein → MDGALTQDHNVGRIETVLGKDHLLLVSLEGTERVSDLFCYSVAVRAPRGLETDALMGTHATVMLATLGHDEVAFDGVVTEIEWKRLGDAGDEYALTLRPWFWLAGLRRQQRIFHEQSVDEILEEVLGAWSGAGAQTHRLDLAQSYPKLEYTVQYGESDLAFACRMMERFGISFHFRHEAGNHCMVLTDSHEAMDELPGRSREYRDTGTFIRKDAEHFWEWREARGMTTGKVRLTDYNFKTPVANLLTEQVGDAAHAHGEIESYDYPGVYPDAEAGRGVVGLRTTQERAGDLRTHAAGDVKSLKAGMRCVADGPNAAFTEGEAHLCLEARHSYTSELYRSAGAGADSAQAEYKGSYLLTPVSAPWAPPRKTAQPRIHGPQTARVVGEGEIDCDEYGRILVRFHWDLADAYSMRCRVSQSWAGKGWGGMVIPRIGMEVVVEFLEGDPDKPLVTGCVYNGKNEVPYELPKHKTRSTFRTDTHQGKGYNEVRFEDKDAEEEIFIHAEKDVNEKTLHNHTTRTDNNQVLSVGHVFVQEVEYAKQTFVGGNYSIRIGSEDSDGPVSPGLRWNDQGIGVYGYRIGERGSRMKPKGNYSVRTEGNQFFEAKNNIVVSSEKSITINSDEDMSINVSDGLEISTTDSFSEAVGGKKFVRAADAIHFVCGRSSFSLKKSGEIVLRGTKVAIHGSEAMELRAGTLRGLVKNFIKFVAKRIDLN, encoded by the coding sequence ATGGACGGTGCGCTCACCCAAGATCACAACGTCGGTCGGATCGAGACCGTGCTGGGCAAGGATCATCTGCTTCTGGTGTCTCTGGAGGGGACCGAACGGGTCAGCGATCTGTTCTGCTATTCGGTCGCGGTGCGGGCGCCGCGGGGGCTGGAGACCGATGCGCTGATGGGCACCCATGCAACGGTGATGCTGGCCACGCTGGGGCATGACGAGGTCGCCTTCGACGGGGTGGTGACCGAGATCGAGTGGAAGCGGCTGGGCGATGCCGGCGACGAATACGCGCTGACCCTGCGTCCCTGGTTCTGGCTTGCCGGGCTGCGGCGGCAGCAGCGGATCTTTCACGAACAGTCGGTCGACGAGATCCTCGAGGAGGTGCTGGGCGCCTGGTCGGGCGCGGGCGCGCAGACCCATCGGCTGGACCTGGCCCAGAGCTACCCCAAACTGGAATACACCGTGCAATACGGCGAGAGCGACCTCGCCTTCGCCTGCCGGATGATGGAGCGCTTCGGGATCAGCTTTCACTTCCGCCACGAGGCCGGCAACCACTGCATGGTGCTCACCGACAGCCACGAGGCGATGGACGAGCTGCCCGGCCGCAGCCGCGAGTACCGCGACACCGGCACCTTCATCCGCAAGGACGCGGAGCACTTCTGGGAGTGGCGCGAGGCGCGCGGCATGACCACCGGCAAGGTCAGGCTGACCGACTACAACTTCAAGACCCCGGTGGCGAACCTGCTGACCGAGCAGGTCGGCGACGCGGCCCATGCCCATGGCGAGATCGAGAGCTACGACTACCCCGGCGTCTACCCCGATGCCGAGGCGGGGCGCGGCGTGGTCGGGCTGCGCACAACGCAGGAGCGGGCGGGCGACCTTCGCACCCATGCCGCGGGCGACGTGAAGAGCCTGAAGGCGGGCATGCGCTGCGTGGCCGACGGGCCGAACGCCGCCTTCACCGAGGGCGAGGCGCACCTCTGCCTGGAGGCGCGGCACAGCTACACCAGCGAGCTCTACCGCTCGGCGGGCGCGGGCGCGGACAGCGCGCAGGCCGAGTACAAGGGCAGCTACCTGCTGACCCCGGTCTCCGCGCCCTGGGCGCCGCCGCGCAAGACCGCGCAGCCGCGGATCCACGGCCCGCAGACCGCCCGGGTGGTGGGAGAGGGCGAGATCGACTGCGACGAATACGGCCGCATCCTGGTGCGCTTCCACTGGGACCTCGCCGACGCCTACTCGATGCGCTGCCGGGTAAGCCAGAGCTGGGCCGGCAAGGGCTGGGGCGGCATGGTGATCCCGCGGATCGGCATGGAGGTGGTGGTGGAGTTCCTGGAGGGCGACCCCGACAAGCCGCTGGTCACCGGCTGCGTGTATAACGGCAAGAACGAGGTGCCATATGAGCTGCCCAAGCACAAGACGCGGAGCACGTTCAGGACGGATACGCATCAGGGCAAGGGCTACAACGAGGTCCGGTTCGAGGACAAAGACGCCGAGGAAGAGATCTTCATCCATGCCGAAAAGGACGTGAACGAAAAGACGCTGCACAACCACACCACACGGACTGATAACAACCAGGTACTGTCGGTCGGGCACGTGTTTGTTCAGGAAGTCGAGTATGCAAAACAGACGTTCGTCGGAGGCAATTACTCTATTCGGATTGGCTCTGAAGACAGTGATGGCCCCGTGTCGCCGGGCTTGAGGTGGAACGATCAAGGCATTGGCGTTTACGGTTATCGGATCGGGGAACGCGGCAGCCGAATGAAGCCGAAGGGCAACTATTCTGTAAGGACCGAAGGGAACCAGTTCTTTGAGGCAAAGAACAACATCGTTGTTTCTTCGGAAAAGTCGATCACCATCAATAGTGATGAGGATATGTCGATCAACGTGTCCGACGGCCTCGAGATATCAACCACGGACAGCTTTTCGGAAGCGGTGGGTGGCAAGAAATTTGTCCGCGCTGCAGATGCTATTCACTTTGTCTGCGGGCGGAGCAGTTTTTCACTGAAGAAAAGCGGCGAGATCGTGTTGCGCGGCACAAAGGTGGCGATCCACGGGAGTGAGGCGATGGAACTACGCGCAGGAACGCTGCGCGGGTTGGTGAAGAACTTCATCAAGTTCGTCGCGAAAAGAATTGACCTGAACTGA
- a CDS encoding LysR family transcriptional regulator, with amino-acid sequence MLDTRQLQYFVAIVEHGSLARASAHLNVAASALSHHLAQLEARFGQPLFERKPRGMEPTAAGRRLHEHARGILRAMASAETDMMDHEGKVSGPVSVGMSYSAVKAIGVPFIAQVVRDFPAVQLALTESLSGVALPTLMASEVDMALIYNTPDDPMFSSEPVLEEPLVCVGRPEIIGDTTAPIQFNALLDLPIILLRQGISARAILDDTALLKKLEARARLQMNSVQAIAGSLVAGLGCAIGTRLFMQDELERGTITARPIVAPELSRTLHLTRLASRPATFASEAIRALLLAHVREAVASGRWEAQLVG; translated from the coding sequence ATGCTCGACACACGCCAGCTCCAGTACTTCGTCGCCATCGTCGAGCATGGCTCGCTTGCGCGGGCCTCGGCGCATCTCAACGTGGCGGCCTCGGCGCTGAGCCATCACCTCGCCCAGCTGGAGGCGCGCTTCGGCCAGCCGTTGTTCGAGCGCAAGCCGCGGGGGATGGAGCCCACGGCGGCCGGGCGGCGGCTGCACGAGCACGCGCGCGGGATCCTGCGGGCCATGGCCTCGGCGGAAACCGACATGATGGACCACGAGGGCAAGGTCTCGGGGCCGGTCTCGGTGGGCATGAGCTATTCGGCGGTGAAGGCGATCGGCGTGCCCTTCATCGCGCAGGTGGTGCGCGACTTTCCGGCGGTGCAGCTTGCCCTCACCGAGAGCCTCTCGGGGGTGGCGCTGCCCACGCTCATGGCCTCCGAGGTGGACATGGCGCTGATCTACAACACGCCCGACGACCCGATGTTCAGCTCCGAGCCGGTGCTTGAGGAGCCGCTGGTCTGTGTCGGGCGGCCCGAGATCATCGGCGACACCACGGCCCCGATCCAGTTCAATGCGCTGCTCGACCTGCCAATCATCCTGCTGCGGCAGGGCATCTCGGCCCGCGCGATCCTCGATGACACGGCGCTGCTGAAGAAGCTGGAAGCGCGCGCCCGGCTGCAGATGAACTCGGTGCAGGCGATTGCCGGCTCGCTGGTGGCCGGGCTCGGCTGCGCCATCGGCACCCGGCTGTTCATGCAGGACGAACTGGAGCGCGGCACCATCACCGCCCGCCCGATCGTGGCGCCGGAGCTGTCGCGCACCCTTCACCTCACCCGGCTCGCCTCCCGACCGGCGACCTTCGCCTCCGAGGCGATCCGCGCGCTGCTGCTCGCGCACGTGCGCGAGGCGGTCGCCTCGGGCCGGTGGGAGGCGCAACTGGTGGGTTGA
- a CDS encoding CaiB/BaiF CoA transferase family protein, whose product MTEDLRPLAGLRVVEMTHMIMGPSCGMFLGLLGAEVIKVEPPEGDKTRALTGMGRGFYPTFNRGKKSITLDLKSEAGVAALHRLLADADVFVENFRDQSLARMGLAPEVLREKYPELIVSSLKGFLNGPYENRTAMDEVVQMMTGMAYMTGPTGRPLRIGSSANDIMGGLFGAFAVLAALLQRGKDGKGRTLRTGLFENCLFLVAQHMVQFDIEGREAPPMPEREFSWPVYDIFETADARQIFIGAVTEGQWVTLCNLLGLESLRNDPRLQKRMDQIEARDWTIPIVAEAVRTRRFSELLEAFEPAGIPFSPIHRPAEMYDDPHVTRPGGLFTSRLPEGQTYRAPIMPFEIDGMPLHGPSLDIAAIGADTRAVLRDAGLSDEEITRASGMEATA is encoded by the coding sequence ATGACCGAAGACCTGAGGCCGCTCGCCGGGCTGCGCGTTGTCGAGATGACCCACATGATCATGGGGCCATCCTGCGGCATGTTCCTCGGGCTGCTCGGCGCCGAGGTGATCAAGGTCGAGCCGCCCGAGGGCGACAAGACCCGCGCCCTCACCGGCATGGGACGGGGCTTCTACCCCACCTTCAACCGCGGCAAGAAGAGCATCACGCTCGATCTGAAGTCGGAGGCCGGCGTCGCTGCGCTGCACCGGCTGCTGGCGGATGCCGATGTCTTCGTCGAGAACTTCCGCGACCAGTCGCTGGCCAGGATGGGCCTCGCGCCCGAGGTGTTGCGCGAGAAATACCCCGAGCTCATCGTCTCCTCCCTGAAGGGCTTCCTGAACGGCCCCTACGAGAATCGCACCGCGATGGACGAGGTGGTGCAGATGATGACCGGAATGGCCTACATGACCGGCCCCACCGGCCGCCCGCTGCGCATCGGCTCTTCGGCCAATGACATCATGGGCGGCCTCTTCGGTGCCTTCGCGGTGCTCGCGGCGCTCCTCCAGCGCGGAAAAGACGGCAAGGGCCGCACCCTGCGCACCGGGCTCTTCGAGAACTGCCTCTTTCTCGTCGCCCAGCACATGGTGCAATTCGACATCGAGGGCCGCGAGGCCCCGCCGATGCCCGAGCGCGAGTTCTCCTGGCCGGTCTACGACATCTTCGAGACCGCTGACGCCCGCCAGATCTTCATCGGCGCGGTGACCGAGGGCCAGTGGGTCACCCTGTGCAATCTCCTCGGGCTCGAGAGCCTGCGCAACGACCCCCGCCTGCAAAAGCGGATGGACCAGATCGAGGCGCGCGACTGGACCATCCCGATCGTGGCCGAGGCCGTGCGCACCCGTCGCTTCTCCGAGCTGCTGGAGGCCTTCGAGCCCGCCGGCATTCCCTTCTCGCCCATCCACCGGCCCGCGGAAATGTATGACGATCCCCACGTCACCCGCCCCGGCGGTCTCTTCACTTCGCGGCTGCCCGAGGGCCAGACCTACCGCGCGCCGATCATGCCCTTCGAGATCGACGGCATGCCGCTGCATGGGCCCTCGCTCGACATTGCCGCCATCGGGGCGGATACCCGCGCGGTCCTGAGGGACGCGGGCCTCTCCGACGAAGAGATTACCCGTGCCAGCGGCATGGAGGCCACGGCATGA
- a CDS encoding hydroxymethylglutaryl-CoA lyase, which translates to MSLEAIYPADRVTLREVGLRDGLQLAKAVPSTEAKRAWLKAEAAAGVRHYEVGSFLPAARFPQFADIHEIISASGALGLHSAGLTLNERGAEAAIATAIREMVCVVSATEAHSEANARRSRAAAVELVGKVAALRNERAPDKLVNAGIAMAFGCSLSGNVDPAEVLRLAEACLAAGADIVGLADTVGYAGPRAVGALCAQMHRLCGNRPFIIHLHDTRGLGLANAAAALDNGARVVDASLGGLGGCPFAPGATGNVVFEDVVFLAESMGFPTGIDLEALTPARAIAEEALPGESFHGALHRAGPPTNANWQATA; encoded by the coding sequence ATGAGCCTCGAGGCCATCTATCCCGCCGACCGTGTGACCCTGCGCGAGGTCGGCCTGCGCGACGGGCTGCAACTGGCCAAGGCCGTGCCTTCGACCGAGGCCAAGCGCGCCTGGCTGAAGGCCGAGGCCGCCGCCGGGGTGCGGCACTACGAGGTTGGCTCCTTTCTCCCCGCTGCCCGCTTTCCGCAGTTCGCCGATATCCACGAGATCATCTCGGCCAGCGGGGCGCTGGGGCTCCACTCCGCCGGGCTCACGCTCAACGAGCGCGGGGCAGAGGCCGCCATCGCCACGGCCATCCGCGAGATGGTTTGCGTTGTCTCCGCCACCGAGGCGCACAGCGAGGCCAACGCCCGCCGCTCCCGCGCCGCTGCCGTCGAGCTGGTCGGCAAGGTGGCCGCACTGCGCAACGAGCGGGCGCCGGACAAGCTGGTGAACGCCGGCATCGCCATGGCCTTCGGCTGCTCCCTCTCGGGCAACGTCGACCCGGCCGAGGTGCTCCGCCTCGCCGAGGCCTGCCTCGCGGCCGGGGCCGACATCGTCGGCCTTGCCGATACCGTGGGCTATGCCGGGCCAAGGGCCGTGGGCGCGCTTTGCGCCCAGATGCACCGGCTCTGCGGCAACCGGCCCTTCATCATCCACCTGCACGACACGCGCGGCCTGGGGCTGGCCAATGCCGCCGCAGCGCTGGACAACGGCGCGCGGGTGGTGGACGCTTCGCTCGGCGGGCTCGGGGGCTGTCCCTTCGCGCCTGGTGCCACCGGCAATGTCGTGTTCGAAGACGTGGTCTTCCTGGCCGAATCCATGGGCTTTCCCACGGGTATCGACCTGGAGGCCCTCACGCCCGCCCGGGCCATCGCGGAGGAGGCGCTGCCGGGCGAGTCCTTTCATGGCGCCCTGCACCGCGCAGGCCCGCCGACAAATGCAAATTGGCAGGCCACGGCCTGA
- the dctP gene encoding TRAP transporter substrate-binding protein DctP codes for MKHIATATLGAALLAAPAAQAATEMRCSHQLPPAHHIAKVVDRWAEEVETLSNGEIDVQVFGADSLVGANDNIVATAKGDIECAFSLNFQWGKTLPMMNVTVAPFAFGDIAIWEKWPESEAAAFLEEKLLEKGVKNVVWMFQTNSSVFTTNGEPLVAPEDFAGLKFRGLTPPFDAGLAALGATPTAMPGSEVYQALATGVIDGAVTDVAAAVSRKYYEVQDAFTVVPVLSAYLHGYLNPEFYDGLSDASKAALAEAGAKASAWAIEASVEAGAAGPDQLKEKGVKVHIATQEEIDALEAVMRPAFDKAFGEGDADSAKLIELLGKM; via the coding sequence ATGAAACACATCGCAACCGCCACGCTCGGCGCAGCCCTGCTCGCCGCGCCCGCCGCCCAGGCCGCCACCGAGATGCGCTGCAGCCACCAGCTGCCGCCCGCGCACCACATCGCCAAGGTCGTCGACCGCTGGGCCGAAGAGGTCGAAACCCTCTCGAACGGCGAGATCGACGTGCAGGTCTTCGGTGCCGACAGCCTCGTGGGCGCGAATGACAACATCGTCGCCACCGCCAAGGGCGACATCGAATGTGCCTTCTCGCTGAACTTCCAGTGGGGCAAGACCCTCCCGATGATGAACGTCACCGTCGCGCCCTTCGCCTTCGGTGACATCGCGATCTGGGAAAAATGGCCCGAATCCGAGGCCGCGGCCTTCCTCGAGGAGAAGCTGCTGGAGAAGGGCGTCAAGAACGTCGTCTGGATGTTCCAGACCAACAGCTCGGTCTTCACCACCAACGGCGAGCCGCTGGTCGCGCCCGAGGATTTCGCAGGCCTCAAGTTCCGCGGCCTGACCCCGCCCTTCGATGCCGGCCTCGCCGCGCTGGGCGCCACGCCCACCGCCATGCCCGGCTCCGAGGTCTACCAGGCGCTGGCGACCGGCGTGATCGACGGCGCGGTGACCGACGTGGCCGCCGCCGTGTCGCGCAAGTACTACGAGGTGCAGGATGCCTTCACCGTTGTGCCGGTGCTCTCGGCCTACCTCCACGGCTACCTGAACCCCGAGTTCTACGACGGCCTCTCCGACGCCTCCAAGGCCGCCCTTGCCGAGGCCGGAGCCAAGGCGTCCGCCTGGGCCATCGAGGCCTCGGTCGAGGCCGGCGCCGCCGGGCCGGACCAGCTCAAGGAGAAGGGCGTGAAGGTGCATATCGCCACCCAGGAGGAGATCGACGCGCTGGAAGCGGTCATGCGCCCGGCCTTCGACAAGGCCTTCGGCGAGGGCGATGCCGACAGCGCCAAGCTGATCGAACTCCTCGGCAAGATGTGA
- a CDS encoding TRAP transporter small permease: MHEQSREEAQPAFSRLPLFPDRIVTGLVRLCGAVSTLLILYIFGQICVAVVRRYVFDAPLQWNDQMAGYLLVAVVMLGAAEALRRGDHIGIDLLASRLSPARARVQAAVANLAVMGFAAVVGLSIWESIAFARRFGSYSIGYIEVQTWIPQVPVVLGAGLLFLAAALRLWRTLRPLP, encoded by the coding sequence ATGCACGAGCAATCGAGGGAGGAGGCGCAACCCGCCTTCTCCCGCCTTCCCCTCTTTCCCGACCGGATCGTTACCGGCCTCGTCCGGCTCTGCGGCGCCGTCTCGACGCTGCTGATCCTCTATATCTTCGGCCAGATCTGCGTGGCCGTGGTGCGCCGCTACGTCTTCGACGCGCCGCTGCAATGGAACGACCAGATGGCCGGATACCTTCTGGTGGCCGTGGTCATGCTGGGCGCCGCCGAGGCGCTGCGCCGGGGCGATCACATCGGGATCGACCTGCTGGCCTCCCGCCTGTCGCCCGCGCGCGCCCGTGTGCAGGCCGCCGTGGCCAACCTCGCCGTCATGGGCTTCGCCGCCGTGGTCGGCCTCTCGATCTGGGAAAGTATCGCCTTTGCCCGCCGCTTCGGCTCCTACTCCATCGGTTACATCGAAGTTCAAACCTGGATCCCGCAGGTGCCGGTGGTGCTCGGCGCAGGGCTGCTCTTTCTCGCCGCCGCGCTCCGGCTCTGGCGCACGCTGAGGCCGCTGCCATGA
- a CDS encoding TRAP transporter large permease, with amino-acid sequence MTLALVFLGLILLLLAGIPIFAALGLTATAILVLVEGDIDGLGDAVFAHLNKPVLATIPLFVFMAQVMIRAKVIDDLYSFAHTLIGHIKGGLGVATVMACTIFAAISGSSVATALSIGSSAIPQMKRYGYAERDALGVVAAGGTLGILIPPSGPMILYAIVSEASIGGLFLAGIIPGLLLALMFSGWCMVQARSRRGVDAPDWAGWRKATAALRRSVWALLAPPVVMGGIYFGIFTASEAAAAGSLYALLVAVLVYRNFGLRDLWHCAYATMRTSMMVFMIIAGAAMFAHAITLVRLPVGVTESVTAMGLGPIGFILVVMALIFVLGMFLESIAIILITTPILLPTMIALQIDPIWYGVLLMINLELAMITPPVGMNLFVIKGITDAPLGTIVRGAAPYVALMVVGLALLVLFPGLATWLPTAAGFGR; translated from the coding sequence ATGACCCTCGCCCTCGTCTTTCTCGGGCTGATCCTGCTGCTGCTCGCGGGCATCCCGATCTTCGCAGCACTCGGCCTCACCGCCACCGCGATCCTCGTTCTCGTCGAGGGTGACATCGACGGGCTGGGCGACGCCGTCTTCGCGCATCTCAACAAGCCGGTGCTGGCCACCATCCCGCTCTTCGTCTTCATGGCCCAGGTGATGATCCGCGCCAAGGTGATCGACGATCTCTATTCCTTCGCCCACACGTTGATCGGCCATATCAAGGGCGGGCTCGGCGTGGCCACGGTCATGGCCTGCACCATCTTCGCCGCCATTTCCGGCTCTTCCGTCGCCACAGCCCTCTCCATCGGTTCCAGCGCCATCCCCCAGATGAAGCGCTACGGCTATGCCGAGCGCGACGCGCTGGGCGTGGTCGCGGCGGGCGGCACGCTGGGCATCCTGATCCCGCCGTCCGGGCCGATGATCCTCTATGCCATCGTGTCGGAGGCCTCCATCGGCGGGCTCTTTCTCGCCGGCATCATCCCCGGCCTGCTGCTGGCACTGATGTTCTCCGGCTGGTGCATGGTCCAGGCCCGCAGCCGCCGCGGTGTGGATGCCCCCGACTGGGCGGGCTGGCGCAAGGCCACCGCCGCGCTGCGCCGCTCGGTCTGGGCGCTGCTGGCCCCGCCGGTGGTGATGGGCGGCATCTACTTCGGCATCTTCACCGCCTCCGAGGCCGCCGCCGCCGGCTCGCTCTACGCCCTGCTGGTCGCGGTGCTGGTCTACCGCAATTTCGGCCTGCGCGACCTCTGGCACTGCGCCTATGCCACCATGCGCACCTCGATGATGGTCTTCATGATCATCGCGGGCGCCGCCATGTTCGCCCATGCCATCACCCTGGTGCGCCTGCCCGTGGGCGTGACCGAAAGCGTCACCGCCATGGGCCTCGGCCCGATCGGCTTCATCCTCGTGGTCATGGCGCTGATCTTCGTGCTGGGCATGTTCCTCGAGAGCATCGCCATCATCCTCATCACCACCCCGATCCTGCTGCCCACCATGATCGCGCTCCAGATCGACCCGATCTGGTATGGCGTGCTGCTGATGATCAACCTCGAGCTGGCGATGATCACCCCGCCCGTGGGGATGAACCTCTTCGTCATCAAGGGCATCACCGACGCCCCGCTCGGCACCATCGTGCGCGGCGCGGCACCCTATGTCGCGCTGATGGTTGTGGGGCTGGCGCTGCTGGTGCTCTTCCCCGGCCTGGCCACATGGCTGCCGACGGCGGCGGGCTTCGGGCGCTGA
- a CDS encoding sugar phosphate isomerase/epimerase family protein: MSRMISVAHLTAIHLAPPAFIRAAAEAGFDAVGLRLRRVTPTSPAYPLMEDAAAMAETRAALAETGLVVHDIEFVMIEPGLEVARLAGLLDAGAELGARELIAAPYDPEPGRLADRLGALSELAGARGIGVSLEFFPWAVVPDLAGALALAAQAGPKVGVLADSLHFDRSGSRLDDLRNAPEERLRFAHLADAKVHPPYTTEQLLHAARAERLPPGEGEIDLAAFVAALPAGIPLGVEVPMDGLTAREGAGAVLQRARQAVARLLAEG; encoded by the coding sequence ATGAGCCGGATGATCTCGGTGGCCCACCTGACCGCCATCCACCTTGCGCCGCCGGCGTTCATCCGGGCCGCGGCGGAGGCGGGCTTCGATGCGGTGGGGCTGCGGCTGCGGCGGGTGACGCCGACCTCGCCGGCCTACCCGCTGATGGAGGACGCCGCGGCGATGGCCGAAACCCGGGCGGCGCTGGCGGAGACGGGGCTCGTGGTGCATGACATCGAGTTCGTCATGATCGAGCCGGGGCTGGAGGTGGCGCGGCTGGCGGGGCTCCTCGACGCGGGGGCGGAGCTGGGCGCGCGGGAGCTGATCGCCGCGCCCTACGACCCCGAGCCGGGCCGCCTTGCCGACAGGCTGGGCGCGCTGTCCGAGCTGGCCGGGGCACGCGGGATCGGCGTGTCGCTGGAGTTCTTTCCCTGGGCGGTGGTGCCCGACCTGGCCGGGGCGCTGGCGCTGGCCGCGCAGGCCGGGCCAAAGGTGGGCGTGCTGGCCGACAGCCTGCACTTCGACCGCTCGGGCAGCCGGCTCGACGACCTGCGGAACGCGCCGGAGGAGCGGCTGCGGTTTGCGCACCTGGCCGATGCGAAGGTGCATCCGCCCTATACGACCGAGCAGTTGCTGCACGCCGCGCGGGCCGAGCGGCTGCCGCCGGGGGAGGGCGAGATCGACCTCGCGGCCTTTGTCGCCGCGCTTCCGGCCGGGATCCCGCTGGGGGTGGAGGTGCCGATGGACGGGCTGACGGCACGCGAAGGCGCGGGCGCGGTGCTGCAGCGCGCCCGCCAGGCCGTGGCGCGGCTTCTGGCGGAGGGCTGA
- a CDS encoding FAD-dependent oxidoreductase, protein MAEEIICDLLVAGSGAAGLAAAVVAADRGLRVVVAEKAEMIGGTTAWSGGWIWAPGNPVCAAAGTREEPGAARVYLEAVQGNAFNAELVDAFLEAAPEMVDFFARETALKFEPGLTIPDTYSQLPGAGPGGRSVIARPYEAKGLGAAVALLRRPMRETSFMGMTIQAGPDLRAFMTMLRSPGAALHVARRMARHLWDLARHGRGMQLRNGNALVARLMRSALDRGVELRVGHGLAELVREGEAVVGARLSGPEGEVRLRARRGVVLACGGYPHDAARRAATFARPETHAPLAVPEATGDGLRAGEAVGGRQTTALAGPAALCPVSELRWPDGKRGVFPHIIDRGQPGVIGVLASGERFCNEGLGYHDYVTALLGAVPEGAEPESWLVCDHRFIRRYGLGIVRPAPLPLRPWLRSGYLKRGETPEALARACGIDPAGLARTIAAYNAGAERGEDPAFGRGSTAYMRVQGDPDQRPNPCVAPLAHAPFHAVRVIPGSFGTFAGLVTDGAARVLGEDGAPVPGLYAAGTDMASVMGGTYPAGGINLGPALTFGFIAGRHAAEGEQR, encoded by the coding sequence TTGGCCGAAGAGATCATCTGCGACCTGCTGGTGGCAGGCTCCGGCGCGGCGGGGCTGGCGGCGGCCGTGGTTGCGGCGGATCGCGGGTTGCGGGTGGTGGTGGCCGAGAAGGCGGAGATGATCGGCGGCACCACCGCATGGTCCGGCGGATGGATCTGGGCGCCGGGCAACCCGGTGTGCGCGGCGGCTGGCACGAGGGAAGAGCCGGGCGCGGCGCGGGTCTACCTCGAAGCGGTGCAGGGCAATGCCTTCAACGCCGAGCTGGTGGATGCCTTCCTGGAGGCCGCGCCGGAGATGGTGGACTTCTTCGCGCGCGAAACGGCCCTGAAGTTCGAGCCCGGGCTGACGATCCCCGATACCTACAGCCAGCTGCCCGGCGCGGGGCCGGGCGGGCGTTCGGTGATCGCGCGGCCCTACGAGGCCAAGGGCCTTGGCGCGGCGGTGGCGCTGCTGCGGCGGCCCATGCGCGAGACGAGCTTCATGGGGATGACCATTCAGGCCGGGCCCGACCTGCGGGCCTTCATGACCATGCTGCGCTCGCCGGGCGCGGCGCTTCACGTAGCGCGGCGGATGGCGCGGCACCTGTGGGATCTGGCGCGTCATGGCCGGGGGATGCAGCTGCGCAACGGCAACGCGCTGGTGGCGCGGCTGATGCGCTCGGCGCTGGATCGGGGCGTGGAGCTGCGGGTCGGGCACGGGCTGGCGGAGCTGGTGCGGGAGGGCGAGGCGGTGGTGGGCGCGCGGCTTTCCGGCCCCGAGGGCGAGGTGCGGTTGCGTGCGCGGCGCGGGGTGGTGCTGGCCTGCGGGGGATACCCGCATGACGCGGCGCGCCGGGCGGCGACCTTTGCCAGGCCCGAGACCCATGCACCGCTGGCCGTGCCGGAGGCAACCGGCGACGGGCTGCGGGCCGGCGAGGCCGTGGGCGGACGTCAGACCACGGCGCTGGCCGGTCCGGCCGCGCTCTGCCCGGTGTCGGAGCTGCGCTGGCCCGACGGCAAGCGCGGGGTGTTTCCGCATATCATCGACCGGGGCCAGCCGGGGGTGATCGGGGTGCTGGCGAGTGGCGAGCGCTTTTGCAACGAGGGGCTCGGATACCACGACTACGTCACCGCCCTGCTCGGTGCGGTGCCCGAGGGCGCGGAGCCGGAGAGTTGGCTGGTCTGTGACCACAGGTTCATCCGGCGCTACGGGCTCGGGATCGTGCGCCCTGCCCCGCTGCCGCTGCGGCCCTGGCTGCGGTCGGGCTACCTGAAGCGCGGCGAGACGCCGGAGGCTCTGGCGCGGGCCTGCGGGATCGACCCGGCAGGGCTTGCGCGGACCATCGCCGCCTACAACGCCGGTGCGGAGCGCGGGGAAGACCCGGCCTTCGGGCGCGGCAGCACGGCCTACATGCGGGTGCAGGGCGACCCGGACCAGCGGCCCAACCCCTGCGTCGCCCCGCTTGCCCACGCGCCCTTCCATGCCGTGCGGGTCATCCCCGGCAGCTTCGGCACCTTTGCCGGGCTGGTCACCGATGGCGCGGCGCGGGTGCTGGGAGAGGATGGCGCGCCGGTGCCGGGGCTCTACGCGGCGGGCACCGACATGGCCTCGGTCATGGGGGGCACCTACCCGGCGGGCGGGATCAACCTTGGCCCGGCGCTGACCTTCGGGTTCATCGCCGGGCGCCATGCCGCAGAAGGAGAACAGAGATGA